In a single window of the Bactrocera dorsalis isolate Fly_Bdor chromosome 2, ASM2337382v1, whole genome shotgun sequence genome:
- the LOC105231522 gene encoding uncharacterized protein LOC105231522 isoform X4, translated as MESPLCAVGDLDRKGQPSKSGGKYDNSSTLDKMNSSMNSTLDDTTPSDSGVQLLDSESSEFMIESITSQTGFEFEEIKSGNVQEHSANREQIAVVAAPMPTVKERHFVSAVFEEIVAGFDTNFNVTTTDTTNDSEANVPIEDAMTTSTCSTFDTTENIVYRRKARKAPITPKAPKKRVSFHEDILKNTRTDNIHIEHGFITYKSGRKALQHIGVSGRYSWCSEGDAGAAGGAAAQSELCAHAHEDEADQNRCEQRRRCVVYRNACSDVLDYGNSDVYDMEEQKALQYDNSGVFEYMPKVRDGAADGAGVGNGAEGQQVLYRCSCSSSNSSLDSDENDKNSNRQQYGQAKSSSCDCIGMSNANNNIIGDNCYFSEPNIDNLNENNPKKSVWNKEKKPKSSCLKKPKRNTNVIYEQDLSTRVKKFNVHDMNQLIDNSSKMIIGSLKSIFTMPLPERGVPEGSEDLQSVVECVPELEQATPEHKAKPLAESFFAPPSPPLKQKPFLSKSLDGSKKSQGVKKFVHNVDEQLRRKNDEEIYAPTRQSSAEKSVTTEPPGRVLQRQEEIDSDQRPDLEGTYTQNQLVDKPTDIDETKQLPAAAVQPSQFRNKFIVNCESTVFEHTGVSYCYDTNEMLELDLDTASNTPGSIASSLLLESETPIAQPEPDHLRSAFSAAPIAKTFSNFFRSFNKDSTATPNAKKSSASATKNVANVVEGSQRAGADSNSPKTQNNSFKEITDLKQPPKHPLPNTISSSAISELTNSSACSLPQTQSKATTCSSFNVGSVGNNSNNSLAIGQDLRGNVEKQQRHLPSPLKKRSSGGNLATQPQRYGTSLGSGGNMALSHSEATLLSPDIFNMGSTQVLANSTPVGSGGGSAGGYIGVRGSCGRDSKSTILSEEFDDIITITTDTDKNESDIVIVDYPSEMSDRQMMSDYANLLKPPQPNNAKTSLINRFLRNVTQKKILESSIRKNNFFADKLRSEQKLFSGNLYVPGVKPKNYELIDDLNAEIAMEIEMSGANSPRHELAQIDNLPGDVARFELGIGEIAIDIINGNYLHILRDPTEQLMKIFKLYTGYSREGYMTPVLVFLTDRTLYVTDLVRNRLCSKFVLAYVDLDVILMGPFGNTVLLSNSARDMQQVLLAGGPYPADGLVANLEMCARRSGSSLPAVGQLSFAHLAPLQAFVRENSSVGATDTWMYYAVVNVPAGVLGNEQEPLGPHVKGFLMHRRIKEHQASNSARHIWNPGYFLLKAGVLYMFNDSTQKIPSWAVALAECQGARRSLKAGRPHCFEIVLKGQLLQLAAPDEYVASEWLQALLQTASGLFEMQEKHKTLGCTLVVTQHHLITLREDFSAPLKQIKPDIENTQNVPSSGKDFIARVNDECSLTAGETGSLLSSAMSTPTRFAPRSCSSVNSTPTKLSQLSQSTTTCGDNTTHSTSTNATTTNATSLATTTNYSRQIPIECAKQTETRYSNMYSVYGKDSGLEILTCADIKEMTGIKIPSHNDTWWCVLEFSCQEVRDSTDDLVIFFASSSEMQRFLRLLEQLWQAKNNDLFPITVLDEDDLIAEQCTTLYMDINRAWEPLLSAAMGYPL; from the exons ATGGAATCGCCGTTGTGTGCTGTCGGTGATCTGGATCGAAAGGGGCAACCAAGTAAATCTGGCGGCAAGTACGACAATTCTTCGACGCTTGACAAAATGAATTCGAGCATGAATAGCACATTGGATGACACAACGCCAAGTGATTCTGGTGTGCAGCTGCTTGATTCTGAATCAAGCGAATTCATGATAGAATCAATTACCTCACAAACTGGTTTCGAATTTGAAGAAATCAAATCAGGCAATGTACAAGAACATAGCGCTAATCGTGAACAAATTGCTGTGGTTGCAGCTCCAATGCCAACAGTTAAAGAACGTCATTTCGTTAGCGCagtatttgaagaaattgtagCCGGCTTTGACACAAACTTCAATGTTACAACAACCGACACAACGAACGATTCAGAAGCGAATGTTCCCATTGAAGATGCAATGACTACAAGCACCTGTTCCACATTTGATACTACCGAAAATATTGTATATCGGCGTAAAGCGCGCAAGGCACCCATTACACCTAAAGCGCCCAAAAAACGAGTATCCTTTCATGAAGACATACTCAAAAATACTCGCACCGACAATATACATATTGAACATGGCTTCATTACATATAAGTCTGGCCGCAAAGCGCTACAACATATAGGAGTATCAGGACGTTACTCTTGGTGTTCGGAAGGAGATGCGGGTGCTGCAGGTGGCGCAGCTGCACAATCAGAGCTGTGTGCACATGCGCATGAAGATGAAGCGGATCAAAATAGATGCGAGCAAAGACGTCGATGTGTGGTTTATCGTAACGCATGTTCAGATGTACTAGACTATGGCAACTCGGATGTATATGATATGGAGGAGCAAAAAGCATTGCAATATGATAATTCAGGTGTTTTTGAATATATGCCAAAAGTACGTGACGGTGCTGCTGATGGTGCTGGTGTAGGTAATGGTGCTGAGGGGCAACAGGTGTTATATCGGTGCTCTTGTTCTAGCTCAAATTCCAGTTTGGACTCGGACGAAAATGATAAAAACTCAAATAGGCAACAATACGGGCAAGCGAAGAGCAGTTCATGCGACTGTATTGGGATGAGCAACGCGAACAATAATATAATTG GCGATAACTGTTACTTCTCTGAACCGAACATTGATAACCTAAATGAAAATAATCCGAAGAAATCGGTATGGAACAAGgagaaaaaaccaaaatcaaGTTGCTTAAAGAAACCCAAACGGAACACCAATGTCATCTACGAACAGGATCTGAGTACACGcgtcaaaaaatttaatgtgcACGATATGAATCAATTAATCGACAACAGTAGCAAAATGATTATTGGTTCACTAAAAAGTATATTCACAATGCCGCTTCCAGAGCGCGGTGTACCCGAAGGTTCTGAAGATCTCCAGTCAGTTGTCGAATGCGTACCAGAATTGGAACAAGCCACACCAGAGCACAAAGCGAAACCATTAGCTGAATCATTCTTTGCACCGCCTTCTCCACCACTTAAGCAAAAGCCTTTCTTAAGTAAAAGCCTTGATGGCTCTAAAAAGTCGCAGGGCGTCAAGAAATTCGTACACAATGTCGACGAGCAATTGCGTCGTAAGAATGACGAAGAGATATATGCACCGACACGTCAAAGTAGCGCAGAAAAATCAGTTACTACTGAGCCACCCGGTCGAGTGTTGCAGAGGCAGGAAGAAATCGATTCAGACCAACGCCCCGATCTAGAGGGTACCTACACACAAAATCAACTCGTTGATAAACCTACAGATATCGACGAAACAAAGCAGCTGCCGGCGGCTGCTGTGCAACCGTCACAATTTCGCaacaaatttattgttaattgtGAGAGCACAGTTTTCGAACACACAGGTGTGTCATATTGTTACGACACAAATGAAATGCTCGAGCTTGATTTGGACACAGCTAGTAATACGCCTGGAAGTATTGCGTCGAGCTTGCTACTGGAAAGTGAAACGCCCATTGCACAACCGGAGCCAGATCATTTGCGTAGTGCTTTCAGCGCTGCGCCCATagcaaaaacattttcgaacttctttcgCAGTTTTAATAAAGATTCAACCGCTACACCTAACGCTAAGAAATCTTCAGCTTCCGCGACTAAAAATGTTGCTAACGTTGTGGAAGGCTCACAGAGAGCAGGCGCTGATAGTAATT CACCTAAAACTCAAAACAATTCATTCAAAGAAATCACCGACCTAAAGCAACCCCCCAAACATCCATTGCCAAACACAATCTCATCGTCTGCAATATCCGAGCTGACCAATTCTAGTGCATGCTCATTACCGCAGACCCAATCAAAAGCCACCACCTGTTCTTCATTCAACGTCGGCAGCGTAggtaataacagcaacaatagttTGGCTATAGGACAAGACTTGCGCGGCAACGTGGAAAAACAACAGCGTCACTTACCCTCGCCACTAAAGAAGCGTTCAAGTGGCGGAAATTTAGCCACACAACCGCAACGCTATGGCACAAGTCTTGGTAGCGGTGGAAATATGGCGCTTTCTCACTCCGAAGCAACATTGCTCAGTCCGGATATCTTCAATATGGGCAGCACTCAGGTTCTGGCAAACAGCACGCCTGTTGGCAGTGGTGGAGGCAGTGCTGGTGGCTACATAGGCGTACGCGGTAGTTGTGGACGCGATTCGAAGAGCACCATACTCAGCGAGGAATTTGATGATATTATAACCATAACAACGGATACGGATAAAAATGAGAGCGACATTGTTATCGTAGATTATCCAAGTGAAATGAGTGACAGACAAATGATGAGCGACTATGCGAACCTCTTGAAGCCACCACAACCAAACAATGCGAAAACATCGTTAATTAATCGCTTCTTACGTAATGTTACACAGAAAAAGATACTCGAATCTTCGATACGCAAGAATAATTTCTTTGCCGACAAATTACGTAGTGAGCAGAAACTATTCTCTGGCAATTTATATGTACCAGGTGTAAAGCCAAAGAATTATGAACTAATTGACGATTTGAACGCGGAGATAGCGATGGAGATCGAAATGTCGGGTGCAAATTCGCCACGACACGAATTAGCACAAATCGATAATCTACCGGGCGATGTGGCACGCTTTGAACTTGGTATAGGCGAAATAGCTATTGATATAATTAATGGAAATTATTTGCATATACTAAGAGATCCTACAGAGCAGCTTATGAAG ATCTTCAAATTATACACCGGTTATAGTCGTGAAGGCTATATGACCCCGGTTTTGGTTTTCCTTACCGATCGCACACTGTACGTAACGGATTTGGTGCGTAATCGTTTATGTTCGAAATTCGTGCTCGCCTATGTCGACCTCGATGTGATATTA ATGGGTCCCTTTGGCAATACGGTGTTACTCAGCAATAGCGCACGCGATATGCAACAAGTATTATTGGCTGGTGGCCCATATCCCGCTGATGGTTTGGTAGCAAATTTGGAGATGTGCGCGCGTCGTAGTGGCTCTTCGCTACCCGCTGTCGGACAATTGTCGTTTGCTCATCTCGCACCACTACAAGCATTTGTACGCGAAAATTCTTCGGTTGGTGCTACAGACACTTGGATGTACTATGCGGTGGTGAATGTGCCAGCTGGCGTCCTAGGTAATGAGCAAGAGCCCTTGGGGCCGCACGTTAAAGGTTTTCTTATGCATCGACGCATCAAAGAACACCAGGCGAGTAATAGCGCCAGGCATATCTGGAATCCCGGTTATTTCTTGTTGAA GGCTGGTGTTTTATACATGTTCAATGACTCAACACAGAAAATACCAAGCTGGGCTGTGGCACTCGCTGAATGTCAAGGTGCGCGTCGCTCACTCAAAGCGGGAAGGCCACACTGTTTCGAGATCGTTCTGAAGGGCCAACTATTGCAGTTAGCCGCACCGGATGAGTATGTTGCCTCGGAATGGTTGCAAGCGCTGCTGCAAACTGCGAGTGGC ctgtTCGAAATGCAGGAAAAGCATAAAACTCTCGGTTGCACGCTAGTTGTGACACAACATCATTTGATAACTTTGCGTGAAGATTTTTCAGCGCCCTTAAAGCAAATTAAGCCGGATATAGAAAATACTCAAAATGTACCAAGTTCTGGCAAGGATTTTATAGCTCGCGTCAATGACGAATGCAGTCTAACAGCAGGCGAAACAGGCAGTCTG TTAAGCTCAGCAATGAGTACACCAACCCGTTTTGCACCAAGATCTTGCTCATCAGTGAATTCAACGCCTACTAAACTTTCCCAACTATCACAGTCTACAACCACATGTGGTGACAACACCACACATTCAACTTCTACAAATGCCACCACCACGAACGCAACATCATTAGCCACAACAACTAATTATTCACGACAAATACCGATCGAATGTGCTAAGCAAACGGAAACTCGTTACTCCAATATGTATAGTGTGTATGGGAAGGATTCTGGTCTAGAGATACTCACCTGTGCGGATATAAAAGAAATGACGGGCATTAAAATACCATCGCATAACGATACATGGTGGTGTGTGCTGGAGTTCTCTTGTCAGGAGGTGCGCGATAGCACCGATGATTTGGTGATCTTCTTTGCGAGCAGCTCGGAAATGCAACGTTTCTTACGACTGCTCGAGCAGTTGTGGCAGGCAAAGAAT AATGATTTATTTCCAATAACGGTGTTGGATGAGGATGATTTAATAGCTGAGCAATGCACCACGCTTTACATGGATATAAATCGTGCGTGGGAACCGCTACTCTCCGCAGCCATGGGCTATCCTTTGTAA
- the LOC105231522 gene encoding uncharacterized protein LOC105231522 isoform X2, whose amino-acid sequence MDFPQQLEEILVERPPSSFDVIMESPLCAVGDLDRKGQPSKSGGKYDNSSTLDKMNSSMNSTLDDTTPSDSGVQLLDSESSEFMIESITSQTGFEFEEIKSGNVQEHSANREQIAVVAAPMPTVKERHFVSAVFEEIVAGFDTNFNVTTTDTTNDSEANVPIEDAMTTSTCSTFDTTENIVYRRKARKAPITPKAPKKRVSFHEDILKNTRTDNIHIEHGFITYKSGRKALQHIGVSGRYSWCSEGDAGAAGGAAAQSELCAHAHEDEADQNRCEQRRRCVVYRNACSDVLDYGNSDVYDMEEQKALQYDNSGVFEYMPKVRDGAADGAGVGNGAEGQQVLYRCSCSSSNSSLDSDENDKNSNRQQYGQAKSSSCDCIGMSNANNNIIGDNCYFSEPNIDNLNENNPKKSVWNKEKKPKSSCLKKPKRNTNVIYEQDLSTRVKKFNVHDMNQLIDNSSKMIIGSLKSIFTMPLPERGVPEGSEDLQSVVECVPELEQATPEHKAKPLAESFFAPPSPPLKQKPFLSKSLDGSKKSQGVKKFVHNVDEQLRRKNDEEIYAPTRQSSAEKSVTTEPPGRVLQRQEEIDSDQRPDLEGTYTQNQLVDKPTDIDETKQLPAAAVQPSQFRNKFIVNCESTVFEHTGVSYCYDTNEMLELDLDTASNTPGSIASSLLLESETPIAQPEPDHLRSAFSAAPIAKTFSNFFRSFNKDSTATPNAKKSSASATKNVANVVEGSQRAGADTPKTQNNSFKEITDLKQPPKHPLPNTISSSAISELTNSSACSLPQTQSKATTCSSFNVGSVGNNSNNSLAIGQDLRGNVEKQQRHLPSPLKKRSSGGNLATQPQRYGTSLGSGGNMALSHSEATLLSPDIFNMGSTQVLANSTPVGSGGGSAGGYIGVRGSCGRDSKSTILSEEFDDIITITTDTDKNESDIVIVDYPSEMSDRQMMSDYANLLKPPQPNNAKTSLINRFLRNVTQKKILESSIRKNNFFADKLRSEQKLFSGNLYVPGVKPKNYELIDDLNAEIAMEIEMSGANSPRHELAQIDNLPGDVARFELGIGEIAIDIINGNYLHILRDPTEQLMKIFKLYTGYSREGYMTPVLVFLTDRTLYVTDLVRNRLCSKFVLAYVDLDVILMGPFGNTVLLSNSARDMQQVLLAGGPYPADGLVANLEMCARRSGSSLPAVGQLSFAHLAPLQAFVRENSSVGATDTWMYYAVVNVPAGVLGNEQEPLGPHVKGFLMHRRIKEHQASNSARHIWNPGYFLLKAGVLYMFNDSTQKIPSWAVALAECQGARRSLKAGRPHCFEIVLKGQLLQLAAPDEYVASEWLQALLQTASGLFEMQEKHKTLGCTLVVTQHHLITLREDFSAPLKQIKPDIENTQNVPSSGKDFIARVNDECSLTAGETGSLLSSAMSTPTRFAPRSCSSVNSTPTKLSQLSQSTTTCGDNTTHSTSTNATTTNATSLATTTNYSRQIPIECAKQTETRYSNMYSVYGKDSGLEILTCADIKEMTGIKIPSHNDTWWCVLEFSCQEVRDSTDDLVIFFASSSEMQRFLRLLEQLWQAKNNDLFPITVLDEDDLIAEQCTTLYMDINRAWEPLLSAAMGYPL is encoded by the exons ATGGATTTCCCACAGCAATTGGAAG AAATTTTAGTGGAGCGACCACCGTCCTCTTTTGATGTTATAATGGAATCGCCGTTGTGTGCTGTCGGTGATCTGGATCGAAAGGGGCAACCAAGTAAATCTGGCGGCAAGTACGACAATTCTTCGACGCTTGACAAAATGAATTCGAGCATGAATAGCACATTGGATGACACAACGCCAAGTGATTCTGGTGTGCAGCTGCTTGATTCTGAATCAAGCGAATTCATGATAGAATCAATTACCTCACAAACTGGTTTCGAATTTGAAGAAATCAAATCAGGCAATGTACAAGAACATAGCGCTAATCGTGAACAAATTGCTGTGGTTGCAGCTCCAATGCCAACAGTTAAAGAACGTCATTTCGTTAGCGCagtatttgaagaaattgtagCCGGCTTTGACACAAACTTCAATGTTACAACAACCGACACAACGAACGATTCAGAAGCGAATGTTCCCATTGAAGATGCAATGACTACAAGCACCTGTTCCACATTTGATACTACCGAAAATATTGTATATCGGCGTAAAGCGCGCAAGGCACCCATTACACCTAAAGCGCCCAAAAAACGAGTATCCTTTCATGAAGACATACTCAAAAATACTCGCACCGACAATATACATATTGAACATGGCTTCATTACATATAAGTCTGGCCGCAAAGCGCTACAACATATAGGAGTATCAGGACGTTACTCTTGGTGTTCGGAAGGAGATGCGGGTGCTGCAGGTGGCGCAGCTGCACAATCAGAGCTGTGTGCACATGCGCATGAAGATGAAGCGGATCAAAATAGATGCGAGCAAAGACGTCGATGTGTGGTTTATCGTAACGCATGTTCAGATGTACTAGACTATGGCAACTCGGATGTATATGATATGGAGGAGCAAAAAGCATTGCAATATGATAATTCAGGTGTTTTTGAATATATGCCAAAAGTACGTGACGGTGCTGCTGATGGTGCTGGTGTAGGTAATGGTGCTGAGGGGCAACAGGTGTTATATCGGTGCTCTTGTTCTAGCTCAAATTCCAGTTTGGACTCGGACGAAAATGATAAAAACTCAAATAGGCAACAATACGGGCAAGCGAAGAGCAGTTCATGCGACTGTATTGGGATGAGCAACGCGAACAATAATATAATTG GCGATAACTGTTACTTCTCTGAACCGAACATTGATAACCTAAATGAAAATAATCCGAAGAAATCGGTATGGAACAAGgagaaaaaaccaaaatcaaGTTGCTTAAAGAAACCCAAACGGAACACCAATGTCATCTACGAACAGGATCTGAGTACACGcgtcaaaaaatttaatgtgcACGATATGAATCAATTAATCGACAACAGTAGCAAAATGATTATTGGTTCACTAAAAAGTATATTCACAATGCCGCTTCCAGAGCGCGGTGTACCCGAAGGTTCTGAAGATCTCCAGTCAGTTGTCGAATGCGTACCAGAATTGGAACAAGCCACACCAGAGCACAAAGCGAAACCATTAGCTGAATCATTCTTTGCACCGCCTTCTCCACCACTTAAGCAAAAGCCTTTCTTAAGTAAAAGCCTTGATGGCTCTAAAAAGTCGCAGGGCGTCAAGAAATTCGTACACAATGTCGACGAGCAATTGCGTCGTAAGAATGACGAAGAGATATATGCACCGACACGTCAAAGTAGCGCAGAAAAATCAGTTACTACTGAGCCACCCGGTCGAGTGTTGCAGAGGCAGGAAGAAATCGATTCAGACCAACGCCCCGATCTAGAGGGTACCTACACACAAAATCAACTCGTTGATAAACCTACAGATATCGACGAAACAAAGCAGCTGCCGGCGGCTGCTGTGCAACCGTCACAATTTCGCaacaaatttattgttaattgtGAGAGCACAGTTTTCGAACACACAGGTGTGTCATATTGTTACGACACAAATGAAATGCTCGAGCTTGATTTGGACACAGCTAGTAATACGCCTGGAAGTATTGCGTCGAGCTTGCTACTGGAAAGTGAAACGCCCATTGCACAACCGGAGCCAGATCATTTGCGTAGTGCTTTCAGCGCTGCGCCCATagcaaaaacattttcgaacttctttcgCAGTTTTAATAAAGATTCAACCGCTACACCTAACGCTAAGAAATCTTCAGCTTCCGCGACTAAAAATGTTGCTAACGTTGTGGAAGGCTCACAGAGAGCAGGCGCTGATA CACCTAAAACTCAAAACAATTCATTCAAAGAAATCACCGACCTAAAGCAACCCCCCAAACATCCATTGCCAAACACAATCTCATCGTCTGCAATATCCGAGCTGACCAATTCTAGTGCATGCTCATTACCGCAGACCCAATCAAAAGCCACCACCTGTTCTTCATTCAACGTCGGCAGCGTAggtaataacagcaacaatagttTGGCTATAGGACAAGACTTGCGCGGCAACGTGGAAAAACAACAGCGTCACTTACCCTCGCCACTAAAGAAGCGTTCAAGTGGCGGAAATTTAGCCACACAACCGCAACGCTATGGCACAAGTCTTGGTAGCGGTGGAAATATGGCGCTTTCTCACTCCGAAGCAACATTGCTCAGTCCGGATATCTTCAATATGGGCAGCACTCAGGTTCTGGCAAACAGCACGCCTGTTGGCAGTGGTGGAGGCAGTGCTGGTGGCTACATAGGCGTACGCGGTAGTTGTGGACGCGATTCGAAGAGCACCATACTCAGCGAGGAATTTGATGATATTATAACCATAACAACGGATACGGATAAAAATGAGAGCGACATTGTTATCGTAGATTATCCAAGTGAAATGAGTGACAGACAAATGATGAGCGACTATGCGAACCTCTTGAAGCCACCACAACCAAACAATGCGAAAACATCGTTAATTAATCGCTTCTTACGTAATGTTACACAGAAAAAGATACTCGAATCTTCGATACGCAAGAATAATTTCTTTGCCGACAAATTACGTAGTGAGCAGAAACTATTCTCTGGCAATTTATATGTACCAGGTGTAAAGCCAAAGAATTATGAACTAATTGACGATTTGAACGCGGAGATAGCGATGGAGATCGAAATGTCGGGTGCAAATTCGCCACGACACGAATTAGCACAAATCGATAATCTACCGGGCGATGTGGCACGCTTTGAACTTGGTATAGGCGAAATAGCTATTGATATAATTAATGGAAATTATTTGCATATACTAAGAGATCCTACAGAGCAGCTTATGAAG ATCTTCAAATTATACACCGGTTATAGTCGTGAAGGCTATATGACCCCGGTTTTGGTTTTCCTTACCGATCGCACACTGTACGTAACGGATTTGGTGCGTAATCGTTTATGTTCGAAATTCGTGCTCGCCTATGTCGACCTCGATGTGATATTA ATGGGTCCCTTTGGCAATACGGTGTTACTCAGCAATAGCGCACGCGATATGCAACAAGTATTATTGGCTGGTGGCCCATATCCCGCTGATGGTTTGGTAGCAAATTTGGAGATGTGCGCGCGTCGTAGTGGCTCTTCGCTACCCGCTGTCGGACAATTGTCGTTTGCTCATCTCGCACCACTACAAGCATTTGTACGCGAAAATTCTTCGGTTGGTGCTACAGACACTTGGATGTACTATGCGGTGGTGAATGTGCCAGCTGGCGTCCTAGGTAATGAGCAAGAGCCCTTGGGGCCGCACGTTAAAGGTTTTCTTATGCATCGACGCATCAAAGAACACCAGGCGAGTAATAGCGCCAGGCATATCTGGAATCCCGGTTATTTCTTGTTGAA GGCTGGTGTTTTATACATGTTCAATGACTCAACACAGAAAATACCAAGCTGGGCTGTGGCACTCGCTGAATGTCAAGGTGCGCGTCGCTCACTCAAAGCGGGAAGGCCACACTGTTTCGAGATCGTTCTGAAGGGCCAACTATTGCAGTTAGCCGCACCGGATGAGTATGTTGCCTCGGAATGGTTGCAAGCGCTGCTGCAAACTGCGAGTGGC ctgtTCGAAATGCAGGAAAAGCATAAAACTCTCGGTTGCACGCTAGTTGTGACACAACATCATTTGATAACTTTGCGTGAAGATTTTTCAGCGCCCTTAAAGCAAATTAAGCCGGATATAGAAAATACTCAAAATGTACCAAGTTCTGGCAAGGATTTTATAGCTCGCGTCAATGACGAATGCAGTCTAACAGCAGGCGAAACAGGCAGTCTG TTAAGCTCAGCAATGAGTACACCAACCCGTTTTGCACCAAGATCTTGCTCATCAGTGAATTCAACGCCTACTAAACTTTCCCAACTATCACAGTCTACAACCACATGTGGTGACAACACCACACATTCAACTTCTACAAATGCCACCACCACGAACGCAACATCATTAGCCACAACAACTAATTATTCACGACAAATACCGATCGAATGTGCTAAGCAAACGGAAACTCGTTACTCCAATATGTATAGTGTGTATGGGAAGGATTCTGGTCTAGAGATACTCACCTGTGCGGATATAAAAGAAATGACGGGCATTAAAATACCATCGCATAACGATACATGGTGGTGTGTGCTGGAGTTCTCTTGTCAGGAGGTGCGCGATAGCACCGATGATTTGGTGATCTTCTTTGCGAGCAGCTCGGAAATGCAACGTTTCTTACGACTGCTCGAGCAGTTGTGGCAGGCAAAGAAT AATGATTTATTTCCAATAACGGTGTTGGATGAGGATGATTTAATAGCTGAGCAATGCACCACGCTTTACATGGATATAAATCGTGCGTGGGAACCGCTACTCTCCGCAGCCATGGGCTATCCTTTGTAA